A window of the Hevea brasiliensis isolate MT/VB/25A 57/8 chromosome 6, ASM3005281v1, whole genome shotgun sequence genome harbors these coding sequences:
- the LOC131180862 gene encoding uncharacterized protein LOC131180862, producing the protein MPLIENPKKKKRLFHFLLVSDATMATSRNKSNGHTHCTCRMPPPLMSSSSSSFASSTASSFTSSSSSSTSATLFARANSPTRVNMYSHHHRQNNHQSSSSLRLSIDRSISPNRSISIKRHTSNANAMSNQKRTCACSPTTHPGSFRCAFHRSLTRNNGYDHHSSSTQSASYHSSSRLNFRRSAMTNSLVRIGGVEGELVKRALSALIRPSSHHLRRRAAFETRPSRLSIMSKAGD; encoded by the coding sequence atgccccttatagaaaatccaaaaaaaaaaaaaaggctttttCATTTCTTGCTTGTCTCTGATGCAACAATGGCGACGTCTAGAAACAAATCGAATGGTCATACTCATTGCACGTGCCGCATGCCACCACCATTGATGTCATCGTCGTCATCTTCTTTCGCTTCATCAACCGCTTCCAGTTTCACATCTAGCTCCTCCTCTTCTACCTCCGCCACTTTATTTGCACGTGCCAACTCCCCCACACGAGTGAACATGTACAGTCACCACCATCGCCAGAACAACCATCAATCTTCGTCGTCCTTGCGTTTATCAATCGATCGTTCAATCTCTCCTAACCGTTCGATTTCCATCAAAAGGCACACCTCCAATGCCAATGCAATGTCCAATCAGAAGAGAACGTGCGCGTGTTCCCCTACGACGCATCCCGGCTCCTTCCGGTGCGCCTTCCACAGGTCATTAACGAGAAATAATGGCTATGACCATCACAGCAGCAGTACACAATCAGCATCATATCACTCAAGTAGTAGATTGAACTTTAGGCGATCGGCGATGACGAATTCGCTTGTGAGGATCGGAGGTGTGGAGGGAGAGCTAGTGAAGAGAGCATTGTCGGCTCTGATTCGTCCTTCTTCGCATCATCTTCGGCGTCGAGCCGCTTTCGAGACGAGACCGAGCCGGCTTTCCATCATGTCTAAAGCCGGAGATTAG
- the LOC110651093 gene encoding protein NUCLEAR FUSION DEFECTIVE 4 produces the protein MPNIVLKAGSRPPWVGLAAAAWVQVAAGNGYNFPLYSSALKSVLGFNQQQLTLLGVANDIGESVGLIPGIVINKLPPWAVLSVGVVFCFLGYGVLWLAFSQTVPGLPYWLLWLALVVATNSNAWFGTAVLVTNMRNFPLSRGTVSGILKGYVGISAAVYTVLFNMALGDSASKLLLFLTLGIPIICLAMMFFIRPCTPASGEDSSVHVHFVFTQAASIVLALYLLISTIISDLIPLSDTLSYILVAIMVIFLMSPLAIPVKMTLFPVRPKNHIPATDSLDHLVSEEGESAPTDPLVTPSSSASYLGSFLDIEDASDIEILLAVGEGAVKKKRKPKRGEDFTFVEALIKADFWLVWVVCFLGVGSGVTVLNNLAQIGFAYGLDDTTILLAVFSFCNFVGRLGSGAVSEHFVRSKTIPRTLWMTCAQLIMVVIFILLALALDGILFVATAVIGVCYGILYSVTVPTVSELFGLKHFGIIYAFMSLGNPIGALLFSGLLAGYVYDAEATKQGSSTCVGPDCFKVTFLVLAGICGLGTILSIILTVRLRPVYQMLYAGGSFHLPQSSGH, from the exons ATGCCAAATATAGTTCTTAAAGCAGGGAGTAGGCCACCGTGGGTGGGATTGGCAGCCGCTGCATGGGTGCAGGTCGCTGCTGGGAATGGCTACAACTTCCCACTCTACTCATCTGCACTTAAATCGGTGCTTGGTTTCAACCAGCAGCAGTTAACACTTCTTGGAGTGGCTAATGATATTGGAGAGAGCGTGGGTTTGATCCCTGGTATTGTCATCAATAAGTTGCCTCCTTGGGCTGTGCTTTCTGTGGGTGTAGTTTTTTGTTTCTTGGGGTATGGCGTTCTTTGGCTTGCTTTTAGCCAAACTGTCCCTGGCTTGCCTTATTGGCTG CTATGGCTTGCACTTGTTGTTGCCACTAATAGCAATGCATGGTTTGGCACAGCTGTGCTTGTAACCAATATGAGAAACTTCCCTCTTAGTAGGGGTACTGTTTCTGGCATTCTCAAAGGTTATGTTGGGATCTCTGCTGCAGTTTATACTGTGCTTTTCAATATGGCGCTGGGTGACTCTGCCTCAAAGCTTCTGCTATTCCTTACACTTGGCATTCCTATTATATGTCTAGCAATGATGTTCTTTATTCGACCCTGTACTCCAGCTTCTGGAGAAGACTCTTCTGTTCATGTCCATTTTGTTTTCACCCAAGCTGCAAGCATTGTGCTTGCCCTTTATCTTCTCATATCCACTATAATAAGTGATTTGATTCCTTTAAGTGATACTCTTTCATACATATTAGTTGCCATAATGGTTATTTTTTTGATGTCTCCTCTTGCAATTCCTGTCAAAATGACTCTTTTTCCTGTGAGGCCAAAGAACCATATCCCAGCAACTGATTCTTTGGATCATCTGGTTTCGGAAGAAGGTGAATCGGCCCCGACAGATCCTTTGGTGACACCATCTTCATCAGCCTCATATCTTGGAAGTTTTCTTGATATTGAGGATGCTTCAGATATAGAAATACTTCTCGCTGTGGGAGAGGGAGCagtgaagaagaaaaggaaacctAAGAGAGGGGAGGATTTTACATTTGTTGAAGCTTTAATCAAGGCTGATTTCTGGCTTGTTTGGGTGGTATGCTTTCTTGGAGTTGGTTCTGGAGTAACTGTTCTCAATAATTTGGCTCAAATTGGGTTTGCATATGGCCTTGATGATACAACAATATTGCTTGCTGTCTTCAGCTTTTGCAATTTTGTTGGCCGTCTTGGCTCGGGTGCTGTTTCTGAGCACTTTGTCAG GTCAAAAACAATTCCTCGAACCCTGTGGATGACATGTGCACAATTAATCATGGTTGTGATATTCATTCTATTGGCATTAGCTCTTGATGGTATTCTTTTTGTTGCAACTGCTGTGATTGGTGTCTGTTAtggtattctgtattctgtaacAGTGCCAACTGTCTCTGAGCTTTTCGGCTTGAAACATTTTGGCATAATTTATGCCTTTATGTCGCTGGGAAATCCTATAGGTGCACTTCTTTTCTCGGGGCTGCTTGCTGGATATGTGTATGATGCAGAAGCTACTAAGCAAGGAAGCTCTACCTGTGTGGGTCCTGATTGTTTCAAGGTGACATTCCTGGTTCTAGCTGGCATCTGTGGATTAGGCACCATCCTGAGCATAATCCTGACAGTTAGATTAAGGCCAGTTTACCAAATGCTTTATGCAGGAGGTTCTTTTCATCTACCTCAATCTTCAGGCCATTAA
- the LOC110651092 gene encoding uncharacterized protein LOC110651092: protein MDWFSWLSKTGLEPSLVYEYGLAFSHNELEEDDIAYFNHEFLQSMGISIAKHRLEILKLARKEKGASPHPISRVLVAIKRTKRCLANYIRAWSRRDESALVVVPRPGYATRWRGAMLKRNKKLMMAKQGRLLLTNGSPKVVSGPRLDSFSSPMVYDLHKEEKMDGDDDGYWSTGVEEIRWDTMFQNLKPT from the coding sequence ATGGATTGGTTCTCTTGGCTATCAAAAACTGGCCTTGAACCTTCTCTTGTATACGAATATGGCCTTGCTTTTTCTCACAATGAGCTTGAAGAAGATGATATAGCTTATTTTAACCATGAGTTTCTTCAAAGCATGGGAATATCAATAGCCAAACATAGGCTGGAGATCCTCAAGCTTGCTAGGAAGGAGAAAGGAGCTAGCCCACATCCCATTTCAAGAGTTCTTGTTGCAATCAAGAGAACAAAGAGGTGTCTAGCTAATTACATAAGAGCATGGTCTCGCCGCGATGAATCTGCTCTTGTTGTTGTTCCAAGGCCTGGTTATGCCACTAGATGGAGAGGAGCAATGTTGAAGAGGAACAAGAAGTTGATGATGGCTAAGCAAGGGAGATTGTTGCTCACAAATGGAAGTCCTAAGGtggtttctgggcctagattagaCAGTTTCTCAAGTCCAATGGTGTATGATCTTCACAAAGAGGAGAAGATGGATGGTGATGATGATGGCTATTGGTCAACTGGTGTTGAAGAGATCAGGTGGGATACCATGTTTCAGAATCTGAAACCAACATGA